The Chloroflexota bacterium genomic sequence CGATGCAATTTGGGCAAGTGCTCATGGACTGTGCTGATCAAATTGTCGTAGACGCTCATAGGAATTTCTTTTGGTTTTAAACTGGCATCTAAGGCTGAATCGTAGCCACGCGCCTTGGCATAGAAAATATTGCTGCGCACGTTGGTCGCATAATTGGCCGCCAACATATTACGAAATTGGCGGTAGGTGCGGTGGATACTCATAAAAGTGTCGCGGCGAATGCGTTGGTTGGGGTTTTCCAGCAACACTGCATAGCGACCCATCGTTACTTCGAGCGGCTTGCCCTGTTCATCTTCAATCGGCGGGAATTTGAGGTCGGCATCGCTAAACATGTTGAAGGTGGTTTGAGCGCCGCGGCTAATCTCACCACTTTGGGCTAATACCTCTTCAACTTCGCCTGAACGGGTGTGTTGGCGCAAACGAATTTGCTCTTCTAAGTCGCGGCGATAAAGTTCGAGGGCGGGCAAACTGCTAATGTAGCCCAGAATTTGCTCATCGGAAAGGGCTAAAAGCTCTGGCTCGTACCATGAGGTGGCGGCACTAACTTTAATTGAGAGGGCGGCAGCGCGTTCTTCGAGGGCTTGGTAATGTTGGTTGGCGGTATCTTCGTCGGCGCGTAGGCTGGCGTAGACATAAATTTGTTCGAGCACCATGCCAAGGGCTTCTTGGGCTTGAAAGACTGCCAACAACGCCTCAGGACCATTGGCGAGCGTGCCTTGCAAGCTGGTCAAGGCTGGCAGCAAAGCGTTGCTAATTCGTTCAACATCAGCCTCCCAAGCCGCTTGGTCTGCATAGAGACTACTAATATCCCAAGTGTCTTCGGCGCTTACTTCCTCGCGGGTTGGAACCTGTTCTTCAACCATGGTCATGAGGGATTCTCCAGTTTCATGTCAATGCTTCAGTGTTGCACCATTGCAGCACTGCTCCAGCAGGCGTAATGATCAATGGATACGGTATGCTGATTTTAGCATAAACTCGGTGATTTGTACTACCCGACTTTTGGCTGAACTGCTGTTAATTTGCTGCAAATCTGCTACTTGGTGCAACCGCCTGTCGCTATAGTAAAGCAAGATCGATTATTCAAGCAAAGCGAGGGTCTGATGGACTATCACGTTCCGACAATTGAACCTGCTGGCGCAGTTCGTTGGCAACGCTGGTTTTGGCGCAGTTGGGGGCGGCTGATTCTGATGGCGATCACAACAAATCTTGTTGGAGTGACGGTGACCAACCTGCTAGGATGGCTGTGGCTCAGCATCTGGTTTGGCCATAACCTGCCTAAGCGTGAGCTTTGGGAAATCTTGGGCATTAGGCGATATGATTCATATGCCTCAACAGGGTTGCTCATGGGGCTATTTTTTGGATTTTGGATTAGCGTCTTCACGACCTTGCTGCTGAGGAAAAAACTACCTAAACGCTACCAACTCTTTTGGTTTGTGCTGCATTATATGCTAGGAGCTGTGGTTGTGGTGGTTGGGGGATTTTCGCTAATCCACTTCAAGTATCCAACCATTATTAACTTTCGGCTGCAATACATCGTGTATCTGCCACTCTCGAGTTTTATTGTGGCTAGCGGCCTGGTTGGCTGGCAGATGCAACGCTGGCTCAAGCGTGAGCACTAACACTGGAGCCTGTATTAATTTGCTGCCATTACTTCGCATAACCCACTGTCTAAGCTGCTTGATTCATATACAAAAGTGAGGGTCTGATGGACTATCACGTTCCGACAATTGAACCTGCTGGCGCAGTTCGTTGGCAACGCTGGTTTTGGCGCAGTTGGGGTCGGCTGATTCTGACCGCAATGGTAACCAGTCTTGTTGGGTTGACGTTGAGCAACTTGCTGGGATGGCTGTGGCTCAACGTTTGGTTAGGCAATAAATTATCCATCCGTAGATTGTGGCAGATGATCGGTAGTGGAATGTATGATTCATATGCCTCAACAGGGTTGCTCATGGGGCTATTTTTTGGATTTTGGATTAGCGCCTTCACGACTTTACTGCTGAGAAAAAAACTACCTAAACGGTATCAACTCTTTTGGTTTGTGCTGCATTATATGTTTGGGGCTGTGGTTGTGATGGGTGGAGGGTTAGCGTTAATCCACCTCAAGTATCCAGAAATTACGATCTTTCGATTCCAAAACTTATTCGAGCTGCCGATAGCAAGTTTTATCGTAGCTAGCGGCTTGGTTGGCTGGCAGATGCAGCGCTGGCTCAAGCGGGGCGAATCCTAGTGCTAGCGTTTAGATTGATCGAACTGCTGTTAATTTGCTGCAAATCTGCTACTTGGCGCAACTGCCTCTCGCTATAGTAAAGCAAGATCAATCATTCAAACAAAAGCGAGGTTTTGGATGCGTAATCCTAACGATCCGCCGTTTCCCCCTAAGTATTTTATCCCGATTATTTTGCCCGATCATGGCATTAGTGCGTCACGTTGGTTTTGGCGCAGTTGGGGTTGGCTCATTGCGATGACAGGTGGAATCAACATGTTAATTAATGGGTGGATTATTTATGGCGTGGTTGGTTTGTTGATTGGCGTAGTTCTAGGCTTTTGGGTTAGTGTTTTCACCACCTTGATATTGCACAAACGCCAGTTTGAGCGCTATGAAGCGTTTTGGTTTGCGGTGCACTATGCTGCTGGAGCGGCAATCGTGGCTATGGTTTTTTATTGGCTAACCTCATCGTGGAGTGGCTGGAAATTCAATCCTAGGGGGTTTCAGCTTTTAAGTCTTTATCTGCCGATGCTCAATTTTATTATAGCCAGTGGCTTGGTTGGCTGGCAGATGCAGCGCTGGTTCCACCTTCATCGGCTTGATCAGGATGATGCCTCCCCAACGGTTTAGGCTATTCAGTCCAGCTTGTTATTCGATGATTAATTCAAAAATGAAGGTGTTATAGAGTATGGCAATTTGGCAGCGCTGGCTCAAGCGTGAGCACTAGCAGCACAATTGGACTATTGCGCCCTTGACAAGTGAGCGTTTTTGCGGTCTGGTATTGATACGCCCTTTTTGATGATGGTGGCGGTTTGGATAGGAGTTCTGCAATGATCATTGCTGAAGAGTTACGTAAGCAATTTGGAGATTTTCACGCTGTAAAGGGCGTATCGCTTGAAGTTAAGCCGGGCGAAGTCTTGGCCTTGCTTGGCCCCAATGGCGCTGGCAAAACTACCAGTATCCGTATGCTAGCGGCAATTCTCAAGCCAACCAGCGGGCGGGCAATCGTTGGTGGTTTTAATGTTGAAACCCATGCACGTGAAGTACGCCATGCTGTTGGCTTGCTGACTGAATTCCCTGGCCTCTACCATCGCATGAAATCGCTCGATTATTTGCTGTTTTTTGGGCGTTTACAGGGCATGAATGATCGTGATTGTGGCAATCGGGCGGTGCAGTTGCTGCAACAATTTGGCCTGTGGGAAGCCCGCGAAAAACGCATCGACGGCTATTCTAAAGGTATGAAACAAAAACTAGCCTTGATTCGGGCAATGATTCATGATCCGAATATTTTGTATCTCGATGAGCCAACCACTGCGATGGACCCACACTCAGCCCGCACCGTGCGCGATGCAATTGCTGGCTTGCGCTCGGCCCAGCGCTCGATCATTTTGTGTACCCATAATTTGAATGAGGCCGAGGAGTTGGCCGATCGCATTGCGGTGGTGCACGATGGTGGAATTGCCGTGCAAGGCACAATTGCCGAGCTGAGCCAACAATTGATGGGCGACCCAATTTGGGAGTTGCGCCTAGCCCAACCCCAAGCGGAGCTAGCCAAACGTCTAGCCGATTTGCTAACAATTGAGGATGTTGGCGCTGATTGGTTACGCTATCGCACGACTGAGCCGCATCAACTCAATCCTGTGCTGATTCAACGGATTAGCGGCTGGAGCTGGCCATTGCTCTCAATCAACGAAGTGCAGCGCTCATTAGAAGATGTCTATCTGACGATTGTTGGTCAAACCCATCGCGAACGGGTCAGCGCTACGCTTGAGCAGCCTAATGCGGCGGCAGTTGCCGAGGCTGCCTTATGAGCAACCAAGCTTTGACGATTACGCGGCGCGATTTACGCGATACGCTCAGCGATTGGCGCACCTTGATTCCGCTGTGTATTCTTTCGGTGCTGTTGCCGCTGATTCTGCGGGCCGGGGTGGCGCAGGCAGTGAGTTTTCTCGATGATGAATTTATCAATCGTAGCTTAATTCCGCTTGGCTTATTGATTGCAGGCTTCTTGCCTGCCTCACTTTCTTTGATTGGCCCTTTGGAATCGTTTGTCGGCGAACGCGAACGCTCAACTCTTGAATCGTTGTTGGCGATGCCAATGAGTGATCGCGGCTTGTATTTAGCCAAATTTTTTGCGGCACTCTTGCCACCAATTGGCTCATCAGCAGTCGCGATGGTCATTTATAGCTTGGCAATCGAATTAGGGCGGCCTGTGCGCATGGCCTCGCTGCCAAATCGAGTTTTTCTGAGCGACTATCTGACCAATGTGTGGATTCTTGGGATTACGGCGATTTTGTTGATTAAAGTTTTCACCATGGTTGCGGCGGCGGTGTATGTTTCCTCGCATACCACCAGTATTCGCGCGGCTAACTTGCTGGCGAGCTTCATCCTGATTCCGATGGCAATTTTGGTGCAGATCGAAGCGCTGATCATCATTAATGGCATGTTTTTGCCAATTGTGCTAATTAATGGCTTGCTATTGGTGGTTGGCCTGACCATGGTTGGTTGGGGCATGTATAGCTTTAATCGTGAGGAATTGCTCTCGCGTGAGCACGAAACGATCAGCAAACGCAGCTCAACCCAACGCCTGAGCCAATCGACCAAAAGCTATGGCCCAGTTATGACAATTCTGCAACGCGAAGCAACCGATACTCTGAGCGACTGGAGGATTCTGATTCCGATTGGGTTATTGACGTTTTTAGTGCCAATTGGCGCGTTGTTTGGCGCGATCTATGCCTTTTCCAATGTTGATACGCCCGATGGGGTGGTCAATTTGATGCCCTTTATCGTGTTGTTGGTTGGTTTCTTGCCAGCCTCGTTTTCGCTGATTGTGGCGCTTGAGGTTTTTGTTGGCGAGCGCGAACGTGGCTCGTTGGAATCACTATTTTCGATGCCAATCAGCGATGATCAGTTGTATCGTGGTAAGTTGTTGGCGGCGATTGTGCCCCCAATTGGCGCAAGCCTAATTGCCATGCTGCTGTTTGGGGTTGGCCTGAACGTCTTTGCCCCAACCGCCTTGCTTGAGCGGATCAACCTGGGCATTTTTAGCCAAATGGTGTTGCTGAGTATTGCCCAAGCTTTGGCGATGGTCTCGGCGGCAGTGGTGATTTCGTCGCATACCAACACCGTGCGTTTGGCCAACTTATTAGCTAGCTTTATTTTGGTGCCAGTTGCAATTATGGTGCAGCTTGAGGCAGTGCTGATCATCGGCGAACGCTTCGATGTTCTGAATGCGATTATGGCGGTGATGTTAATCTTGACAATTGTGCTAACTCGCACGGGGATTGGCAGTTTTAAACGCGAATCAATTCTCTCGCGTGAGCATTTGGCGCTGAATGTTGGTCAAATCAATCGGGCCTTCAATGCCTTTTTCAGCGAAATTCGCCCAGCAGGGAGCAACCCCGATAACCATTTAGGGTTGTTTTATGTTGAAACTGCGCGTGGTCCAGAACGCAATGCTGGGGCATGGCTCAAACGCTTCTATCGCCAAGAATTAGCGGTAGTTTGGCGCGAAACGCGACTGGCTTTGCTGGTTGTGCTCGTTTGCTGTGTTGCGGGGATCATCTTTGGTAGCCAATTTACGCCAATCAGCGATCGCGAACAATCATTAGCGAAGCTTATGACTCGTTTAGATACCAATCAAGGTACGCTGTGGAGTCCCTCGTTTGGCGTGACAGTGGTGCGAAATAGCTTTTCGCTCTTCTTTGCTGGGCTATTTTCAGCGATTAGCCTCGGCTTTTTTGGCCTAACGACTCCAGTGATCAATTTGATGAGCATTAGTTTTCGGGCCAGCACGTTGGCGGCCACTGGCGGGCTAGCCACAGGCTTAAATTATCTAGTCGCCTATGAGTTGCCGCATGGCTTATTGGAAATTCCGTTAAGCATTATGGCGGCAGCGCTAGCGTTGCGCTTAGGTGCTTCCTTGGCGTTTGTACCACCAACCTATAGCGCGGGGAGGCATTTGCTCTGGGCTTGGGCCATGTATCTCAAAGTATTTTGTTTGGTGATTGTGCCTGGACTAGTGCTGGCGGGCTTGATTGAAGTGTTGGTAACCCCAGCCGTGTATCAGATGGTCTATGGGTTTCTGTGGATTTAGCCTGTTGACAAGCCATGAAGCTGCTACGTACAATGGAGCCATCACTTGGTACTGCTAGGAGGGTACTTCGATGGTGGCTCCTTCTGCGCTTGCGTTAATTTTGCCTGCGGGTATGCCATTGGCAACCGCTTTAATGATCGTCAATCAACGTCAAATCGATTGGGTGGTGATCACGCCTACGCCCAACCCCAAAGAGGGTGACGCAGCGACGCTGATTGCTGTAGCTGAGCTGAAACAAAGCAATGTTTCGGTCGTTGGTGCATTGGCTGGCCTAACCGTTACGATCACGCGAATCTTTCCGGATCGCACGGTGCATTGGCAAGGCGAAGCGATCACAACTAAACAAAATGATGATCAGCGTGGCGATAACGAAGGCATTGAGCCAGAGCCAACTACACCACGGGTGGTTAATGCAGCGCTGTATTATGCCGATGATCCCCCCGACCTTGTGCCACCAACCACAACCTTGGCAGTCGCAAGTCGTTACCATTTGCGGATTAATATCGGTGAGCGGCGGAGCGATTCGCGTTTAACTGATGCCCAAGCCTTGCCAACCCCCGAAATAAGCGAAGATTTACCCTTATTTATCAGCGTTTCAAGTCGCGGCGAATATGTGGTGTTTGATGCGCCGATGCAGTGCTTGAGTTTGCCGCCTGCTGGCGATAGTGCCAGCTTGCAATTTAGCCTAACAGCCAAGCAAGCGATTGATGATATTCCAATTTGGATCAATGTTTATTACAACTGGACTTTGCTACAAACGCTTGAATTGCATTTCAAAATTACGCCCGTCGAGAGCGATTTAGCTGCACCGTTGATGGCGCGAGTTAGCTATTCGCGCACGGCTGGCTTTGCTGATTTAGCGGCAATTCGCCCGAAAAAAATAACCTGCAAATTAACAGGTGATGGTGAATTTTATCGTATGAGCGTGGCCTGGCCCGATGAAGGCACGAGCACTCGCAGCGAGCAACGCGGCTTAAATTTGGTACTGCCAATCAATGCCGCCAGCTTGAGCAACGAAATTGTGCAAGCGCGAAACACGCTCTACGATATTACCTGGCAACCATCGTATCGCCAAGGCAGCCGTGGCAAGTTGGCCGAACGCCGCGAAAGTTTGTATCAACTAGCAGTTGTGGGCAATCGTTTGTATGCTGCTTTGTTTGCGCCAAGTGGAGCCAGCGCAGAGCAAGCTGAATCGTTGGCAGCACTGCGAACATGGCTTGAAACAATTAGCGCCGATCAAACCTTACCAGCCTTGCAAATTATCCACGAAGGCATGCCCAGCGGTGTGCCATGGGGCTTGCTTTATCCTGAGCCAGTCAACGATCCCAACAGCGTTGATCTGAATAAATTTTGGGGTTGTCGCTATCGTTTGGAAATTATGACCCCGCAACTGGCCCAAAATGCTCAGCAAGCGCCAACTGCCCAAGCCCAATTGCAGATTAGCGGCGGAACCTACAATTTCCGCGTGCCAATCGCTGATGCAGTTGTTGATGTGACCCAGCAACATCGTGAAGCGCTGCAAACCTGGAGCACAACCCGAGGCAATGTGGCGCTCGATTTACGTGAATCAGGCGATAAAAATAGCCTTGGCGGCTTATTCGGTAAAAGCGATATTGTCTATATGTATTGCCATGGCCATACCGCCAAAACTCCTGACGATACTTCAGATTGGCTAGCCAAGTTTCGCGATCAAATGGCGCGTTTGGATGACAATGTGCGCAGCAAATATAGCGATTTGCTGAGTTTGAGCCAGAAAGAATATCAACCAAGCGACCCAAATATTAGCGATAGCTGGCTGAAATGGAATCAAAGCCTGTTGCCATTACGCTTGCTGAGCCAGTGGGGCTTAAAACTCGAACGCAAACCGTTGGTAATTTTGAATATGTGTGAATCGGCTCAAGTGCTGCCAACCTTGAGTAGTGGCTTTATTCCATTTTTCAGCCAATTGGGGGCGCGGGGCATTTTAGGCACTGAATGCCCAATGCTTGCGCCATTTGCTGCTGCCTTTGGCCAAAAACTGATCGAACGCCTAGGGCAAGGGGAGGCGATTGGCGATATTTTGCCAGCGCTACGCCGCCATTTTATCGAAGAAGAGCGCAATCCCTTGGGCTTGGCCTACACCTACTATGGCGATGCCGATGCCCATGTTTAGAGGAAGTGGTGGAGATGGCGGGAATCGGCCCCGTGATTATGGCGATGCCGATGCCCATGTTTAGGAGTGTGACGTTAGAGCTGTATGATAACCTTTATCAGCAGCCAAGCATCATTGAGTTATTTTAAGGAGTTGCTGTGAGCGATTCAACCAATCAACAAGCCGTGTTGGAAAGCCAAGTTCGTTCCTTGGTGGAGCTTTCGGAAGATGATTTGTTTCGCAAACTTGGGATTCAAGTCAAACAAGCTGAAGAAGCCGATGCCGCCGCGCTCGAAGTAGCCCAAGCTGAAGGCGCATTTGCCGAGCCAGTTGGGGTTGAAATGGGCTTGGGCGAAAATCTGCGGGCTTTTGGGGCACGCTGGTGGGCCGAAATCGAGCCAAAACTTTACAATTTGCTGTGTGCTAGCGAAAGCAAAGAGCGCAGCCAAATTTTGGCTCAATTGCCCGAATCGAAGGGCGGCACAGCAGCGGCGGTGGTTGGTGGCGATAGTGGCAATGCAGCGGCTGATAATATTGCCACGGCCCTAGCGCCGTTGTTGATTGGCCTGTTGCCCTTCAATTTGCCAATTATTGCCTCGGTTGGCGCAACAATTGCTGCCAAAATGATTTTGAGTTCAGGCCTCAAAACGACCTGCGAAATGTGGCAAGAATCAATCGAAGCTCGTGAAGAAGCCAAGGCCAAAGAAAAACCCGCTGAATAATTTAATTTGCAGATTCAGCGCAGCAGAGTATCAACCTGCTGCGCTTTTTTGTGGGTATTTGTAATGATGTTCGAGCAAATTAGCCAACAAAAGTTACGGAAACTGCTCCCAAGCAGCGCTATAATAGCAGTAGTATAGATTGAAGGATTCGTGGTATGACATCAATTCGCAAACTGCTTTGGATTAGTCTTGGGACTATCTTTCTGATATTAGGCGTAATTGGCATTTTCGTGCCGTTAATTCCCACCACAGGGCCGTTGTTGGCCTCGGCGGCCTGCTATATGCGTGGTTCGCAACGCTGGTACAACTGGCTGATCAACAATCGCTATTTGGGCAGCTATATTCGCAATTTTCGCGATAAACGGGGCATGCCCTTGCGGGCTAAGGTTGTCACATTGGTGATTTTGTGGCCAACCTTAGCCGTTTCAGCCTGGGCCAAACCAGTTTGGTGGCTTTGGCTCATGCTTTTGGCGGTGGGGATTGGGGTGTCGTGGCTGATGTGGAAGCTTCCGACGTTGCAGCTTGATCCTCAGGGTAACGCCATGCCAAGCGCTGCTGAACCCGCGCCTCATAGCCATGATCTGTCGGGTAGTAATAGCGATGCCCCGCTAAATTCGCCGGTAGATGCTCCTGCTCAACCTGGGCATCTTTGAAATCGTGGGCATATTGATAGCCCGATCCATAGCCTAAACCCTTCATCAAGCCAGTGACCGCGTTGCGCAGATGCAGCGGCACTGGTTCGTTGCGGGTAGCCTCAACATCGTGTAGCACTGCCCCATACGCCCGATAGACCGCGTTGCTCTTGGGTGCTTGGGCCAGATAGACGACGGCTTGAGCCAAGGCCAATGCACCTTCACCAGCACCCATAAAATGTACAGCTTGCTGGGCCGCCACGCAAATTCCCAAAGCCAAAGGGTCGGCCAAGCCAATATCTTCGACTGCCATGCGAATCACGCGGCGGGCCACATACAGCGGGTCTTCGCCGCCCTCAAGCATACGAGCGAGCCAATATAAGCCGCCATCGGGGTCGCTATCGCGGACTGATTTATGCAAGGCCGAAATTGCGTCGTAATGCAACTCGCCAGTTTTATCGTAGGCTACGTTGCGGCGTTGGTAGGCCTCAACAATCGCCTCAAGATCGATCAGGCGTTGGCCGTTTGGCTCAGGAACTTGGGTTAATGCGGCAGCTTCGAGCGCAGTCAAGGCGGCGCGGGCATCGCCACTTGCCAAATGAATCAACATATCGCGGGCTTCGGAGCTGAGTTGAACCTGTTGTTTGCCCAAGCCGCGTTCGTTGTCGTTTAATGCGCGTTCGATAATCTTATCAATTGCGGCATCTTCCAAGGCTTCGAGCACAATCACCCGACAACGTGAAAGTAACGCGCGATTAATTTCGAATGATGGATTTTCAGTGGTTGCACCAATCAAGGTGACCGTGCCATCCTCAACTGCTGGCAGCACGGCATCCTGTTGCGCTTTATTCCAACGATGAATTTCATCGATAAATAGCACTGTGCGCTTGCCGTACATTCCACGACGTTCGTTCGCCTCTTTAACGACTTTGCGTAATTCGGCTACGCCAGCGCTAACCGCCGATAGTGGCTCGAAATGTGCCGAAGAAGCTCCAGCGATAATTCGCGCGAGGGTGGTTTTGCCAGTGCCAGGTGGCCCCCATAAAATTAGCGAAATCAATTGATCACGCTCGATTAGGCGACGCAGCAAACGCCCTTCGCCCACAATCTTGGTTTGGCCCTCGTATTCGGCGAGGGTTCGCGGGCGCATACGAGCCGCCAAGGGAGCATCATTGCTTTGACTAGCTTGATAGCTAAATAAATCCATGAGTTGTGATACCTTTCTTATGATGATGTTTAGGAGGTACCATGCGCAAAGCTCTGCTTTTGATCAGTTTGCTTGGTTTGTTGGCCGCCTGTGGTGAGCAACAAGTCGATGCGCCGATTGCGCCAACCACCGTGCCGCTCAACCAAGCCGCTGGCAGTTCCACGACACCAGTTGCCACTGCAACAACCAGTATTGTACCAAGCCCTGAGCCAACAACAAGTGCTGGCAAGCCGGCACGCAACGCGCCAACCGCAGTAGTCGAGCCAACCAATGCGGTTACTTTGCCCGATGGCTTTGGCATTAGTGTGTTTCAAAGTAAGCTGGCTGGCCCACGCATGTTGGCAATTGGCCCAGATGGCGCGATTTATACCGCCGAGCGTGGTGAGGATCGGATTGTCCGCTTGCCCGATCGTAACGCCGATGGTTTGGCTGATGGCGTTGAGGTAATTGCTGATGGCTTCGATTCCCCATCAAGCATGATTTTCGACCAAGCGGGGAATTTGTATGTGGCCGAAACTACCAAAGTGATTAAATTAACCCAGCCTGATCCTGAAGGCAAGTATACTCAACGCCAAACGATTATCGATGGCTTACCTGCTGGCGGCCATAGCACGCGCACCTTGCTATTTAGCCCTGATGAAAGCAAGTTGTATGTGGCGGTTGGCTCATCGTGCAATGTTTGTAACGAAGACGATGAACGACGGGCAACCGTGATGGAATATGACCCCGATGGCAGCAATGGCCGAATTTATGCCAAGGGCTTGCGCAACGCAGTGGGCATTACTTGGCGGCCTGGCACAAACGAATTGTGGGCTACCAACAATGGTCGTGATATGTTGGGTGACGACCAGCCCCCAGAAACCGTCAATGTGGCAACCAGCGCTGGCTTGGATTTTGGCTGGCCTCGCTGTCACTCAGGGCGGATCGCCGACCCTGAATTTGGCAAAGATGCCAATGCTTGCCAAGGTGTTACGCCGCCTGCGGTTGAGATGCAAGCCCACAGCGCCCCGCTTGGTTTAGCATTTGGCAACGGCAGTAACTTCCCCGAACCCTATCAAAGCGGCTTGTTTGTTGCCTTCCACGGCTCATGGAATCGCTCAAGCCCAAC encodes the following:
- a CDS encoding ABC transporter ATP-binding protein is translated as MIIAEELRKQFGDFHAVKGVSLEVKPGEVLALLGPNGAGKTTSIRMLAAILKPTSGRAIVGGFNVETHAREVRHAVGLLTEFPGLYHRMKSLDYLLFFGRLQGMNDRDCGNRAVQLLQQFGLWEAREKRIDGYSKGMKQKLALIRAMIHDPNILYLDEPTTAMDPHSARTVRDAIAGLRSAQRSIILCTHNLNEAEELADRIAVVHDGGIAVQGTIAELSQQLMGDPIWELRLAQPQAELAKRLADLLTIEDVGADWLRYRTTEPHQLNPVLIQRISGWSWPLLSINEVQRSLEDVYLTIVGQTHRERVSATLEQPNAAAVAEAAL
- a CDS encoding CHAT domain-containing protein; amino-acid sequence: MVAPSALALILPAGMPLATALMIVNQRQIDWVVITPTPNPKEGDAATLIAVAELKQSNVSVVGALAGLTVTITRIFPDRTVHWQGEAITTKQNDDQRGDNEGIEPEPTTPRVVNAALYYADDPPDLVPPTTTLAVASRYHLRINIGERRSDSRLTDAQALPTPEISEDLPLFISVSSRGEYVVFDAPMQCLSLPPAGDSASLQFSLTAKQAIDDIPIWINVYYNWTLLQTLELHFKITPVESDLAAPLMARVSYSRTAGFADLAAIRPKKITCKLTGDGEFYRMSVAWPDEGTSTRSEQRGLNLVLPINAASLSNEIVQARNTLYDITWQPSYRQGSRGKLAERRESLYQLAVVGNRLYAALFAPSGASAEQAESLAALRTWLETISADQTLPALQIIHEGMPSGVPWGLLYPEPVNDPNSVDLNKFWGCRYRLEIMTPQLAQNAQQAPTAQAQLQISGGTYNFRVPIADAVVDVTQQHREALQTWSTTRGNVALDLRESGDKNSLGGLFGKSDIVYMYCHGHTAKTPDDTSDWLAKFRDQMARLDDNVRSKYSDLLSLSQKEYQPSDPNISDSWLKWNQSLLPLRLLSQWGLKLERKPLVILNMCESAQVLPTLSSGFIPFFSQLGARGILGTECPMLAPFAAAFGQKLIERLGQGEAIGDILPALRRHFIEEERNPLGLAYTYYGDADAHV
- a CDS encoding replication-associated recombination protein A yields the protein MDLFSYQASQSNDAPLAARMRPRTLAEYEGQTKIVGEGRLLRRLIERDQLISLILWGPPGTGKTTLARIIAGASSAHFEPLSAVSAGVAELRKVVKEANERRGMYGKRTVLFIDEIHRWNKAQQDAVLPAVEDGTVTLIGATTENPSFEINRALLSRCRVIVLEALEDAAIDKIIERALNDNERGLGKQQVQLSSEARDMLIHLASGDARAALTALEAAALTQVPEPNGQRLIDLEAIVEAYQRRNVAYDKTGELHYDAISALHKSVRDSDPDGGLYWLARMLEGGEDPLYVARRVIRMAVEDIGLADPLALGICVAAQQAVHFMGAGEGALALAQAVVYLAQAPKSNAVYRAYGAVLHDVEATRNEPVPLHLRNAVTGLMKGLGYGSGYQYAHDFKDAQVEQEHLPANLAGHRYYYPTDHGYEARVQQRLAWRYPEDQAATSEASTSATTPQSPPPKA
- a CDS encoding stage II sporulation protein M codes for the protein MSNQALTITRRDLRDTLSDWRTLIPLCILSVLLPLILRAGVAQAVSFLDDEFINRSLIPLGLLIAGFLPASLSLIGPLESFVGERERSTLESLLAMPMSDRGLYLAKFFAALLPPIGSSAVAMVIYSLAIELGRPVRMASLPNRVFLSDYLTNVWILGITAILLIKVFTMVAAAVYVSSHTTSIRAANLLASFILIPMAILVQIEALIIINGMFLPIVLINGLLLVVGLTMVGWGMYSFNREELLSREHETISKRSSTQRLSQSTKSYGPVMTILQREATDTLSDWRILIPIGLLTFLVPIGALFGAIYAFSNVDTPDGVVNLMPFIVLLVGFLPASFSLIVALEVFVGERERGSLESLFSMPISDDQLYRGKLLAAIVPPIGASLIAMLLFGVGLNVFAPTALLERINLGIFSQMVLLSIAQALAMVSAAVVISSHTNTVRLANLLASFILVPVAIMVQLEAVLIIGERFDVLNAIMAVMLILTIVLTRTGIGSFKRESILSREHLALNVGQINRAFNAFFSEIRPAGSNPDNHLGLFYVETARGPERNAGAWLKRFYRQELAVVWRETRLALLVVLVCCVAGIIFGSQFTPISDREQSLAKLMTRLDTNQGTLWSPSFGVTVVRNSFSLFFAGLFSAISLGFFGLTTPVINLMSISFRASTLAATGGLATGLNYLVAYELPHGLLEIPLSIMAAALALRLGASLAFVPPTYSAGRHLLWAWAMYLKVFCLVIVPGLVLAGLIEVLVTPAVYQMVYGFLWI
- a CDS encoding PQQ-dependent sugar dehydrogenase, with product MRKALLLISLLGLLAACGEQQVDAPIAPTTVPLNQAAGSSTTPVATATTSIVPSPEPTTSAGKPARNAPTAVVEPTNAVTLPDGFGISVFQSKLAGPRMLAIGPDGAIYTAERGEDRIVRLPDRNADGLADGVEVIADGFDSPSSMIFDQAGNLYVAETTKVIKLTQPDPEGKYTQRQTIIDGLPAGGHSTRTLLFSPDESKLYVAVGSSCNVCNEDDERRATVMEYDPDGSNGRIYAKGLRNAVGITWRPGTNELWATNNGRDMLGDDQPPETVNVATSAGLDFGWPRCHSGRIADPEFGKDANACQGVTPPAVEMQAHSAPLGLAFGNGSNFPEPYQSGLFVAFHGSWNRSSPTGYKVVFVPVTDGKAGNAQDFATGWLTDAGAVWGRPVDVIVGRDGSLYLSDDAGGAIYRVFAK